The Tamandua tetradactyla isolate mTamTet1 chromosome 5, mTamTet1.pri, whole genome shotgun sequence genome window below encodes:
- the CALHM5 gene encoding calcium homeostasis modulator protein 5: MDALQGIFKFFLNQKTVIGYSFMALLTVGGERLFSLVAFKCPCSKENMVYGLVFLLAPAWVLLILGFFLNNKSWRLFTGCCVNPRKIFPKGQGCHFFYVLSQITLSSLVAPMMWLSVALLNGSFYECAMSGTKSARLLGLICKGKSKECWEELYKVSCGKTSMPSADEEELKLSLQAQSQTLGWCLICSASFFSLLTICYARCRSKVSYLQLNFWKMYAQREKEQIENTFQDYANKLSDRNLKCFFENKRPDDFPMPSFAAWEAASELHSFDQTQQHYSTLHKVVEDGLERRPEDNEMTMVLVGTAQQM, encoded by the exons ATGGATGCTTTACaggggatttttaaatttttccttaacCAGAAAACTGTTATTGGCTACAGCTTCATGGCTTTGCTGACCGTAGGGGGTGAGCGGCTCTTTTCACTTGTAGCTTTTAAGTGTCCCTGCAGCAAGGAGAATATGGTCTATGGACTGGTTTTCCTTCTGGCTCCGGCTTGGGTATTACTGATCCTGGGATTCTTTCTGAACAACAAGTCATGGAGACTCTTTACAGGTTGCTGTGTGAATCCCAGGAAAATCTTCCCCAAAGGCCAAGGCTGCCACTTCTTCTATGTCCTCAGCCAGATCACTCTCAGCTCTTTGGTGGCTCCAATGATGTGGCTTTCGGTGGCTTTGCTCAATGGCAGTTTTTATGAGTGCGCCATGAGTGGGACAAAAAGTGCAAGACTCTTGGGGCTGATTTGCAAGGGAAAGTCCAAAGAGTGCTGGGAAGAACTTTACAAAGTCTCTTGTGGCAAAACGAGCATGCCATCCGCAGATGAAGAAGAACTGAAGCTGTCCCTTCAAGCCCAGTCTCAG actCTAGGATGGTGCCTGATTTGTTCAGCATCTTTCTTCTCTCTACTCACCATTTGTTATGCTCGCTGCCGATCTAAAGTTAGCTACCTTCAGCTGAATTTTTGGAAGATGTATGCACAAAGGGAGAAGGAGCAGATAGAAAATACATTCCAGGACTATGCCAACAAGCTGAGTGACAGGAACCTGAAGTGCTTTTTCGAAAATAAGAGGCCAGATGACTTCCCCATGCCTAGCTTTGCAGCCTGGGAAGCTGCTTCTGAGCTGCATTCTTTCGACCAGACCCAGCAACACTACAGCACCCTCCACAAGGTGGTGGAGGATGGTCTGGAACGGAGGCCTGAGGACAATGAGATGACAATGGTCCTTGTGGGGACTGCCCAACAGATGTAG